A window from Corynebacterium singulare encodes these proteins:
- the ctaE gene encoding aa3-type cytochrome oxidase subunit III, whose translation MTSVVSNQGMAAPRVAALNRPNMVSVGTIVFLSQELMFFAGLFAMWFTSRANGQEGDWAEHTAHINVPMGFVITTVLVLSSVTSQFGVFAAERGDVYKLRLWYSVTLALGVVFLGIMAFEWTELIMAGVTVQSSVFGSVFYILTGFHAAHVTAGLISFGIILARIARSKFTPAQATAAMAVSYYWHFVDVVWIGVFVVIYLVQ comes from the coding sequence GTGACGAGCGTAGTTTCTAACCAAGGTATGGCAGCACCACGTGTTGCCGCGCTGAACCGACCCAACATGGTCAGCGTGGGCACCATCGTGTTCCTGTCTCAGGAATTGATGTTCTTTGCTGGACTGTTCGCGATGTGGTTTACCTCGCGTGCGAACGGCCAGGAGGGTGACTGGGCTGAGCACACCGCGCACATCAACGTGCCGATGGGCTTTGTCATCACGACTGTTCTGGTTCTCTCCTCCGTGACCTCCCAGTTCGGCGTGTTTGCAGCAGAAAGGGGTGACGTATACAAGCTCCGACTCTGGTACTCGGTGACCCTCGCGTTGGGTGTTGTCTTCTTGGGCATCATGGCATTCGAGTGGACAGAGTTGATCATGGCAGGTGTGACAGTGCAGTCCTCCGTGTTTGGTTCGGTCTTCTACATTCTGACCGGCTTCCACGCGGCGCACGTGACCGCAGGTCTGATTTCCTTCGGAATTATCTTGGCGCGTATTGCTCGCTCCAAGTTCACGCCGGCACAGGCAACCGCAGCGATGGCAGTGTCTTACTACTGGCACTTCGTTGACGTTGTGTGGATTGGCGTGTTCGTAGTCATCTACCTAGTTCAGTAG
- the ctaF gene encoding aa3-type cytochrome oxidase subunit IV codes for MRATSKVFYSIAVYLFVSLIVYIVGVNYVKDDGYLYGPEWVGIVGMLLAVLLCIMLGGYLHFTDNRVDLTPEDWEEAETEDKAGILGFFSPSSIWPLAMTGSIAVLGLGVIFLYYWLIALGAVLLVTSVTGLSLQYGLPKEKH; via the coding sequence ATGCGTGCAACATCTAAGGTCTTTTACTCCATCGCGGTCTACCTCTTTGTGTCGCTCATCGTCTACATCGTTGGCGTTAACTACGTCAAGGATGATGGCTACCTCTACGGCCCGGAGTGGGTCGGCATTGTGGGCATGCTCCTTGCGGTGCTCCTGTGCATCATGCTGGGTGGCTACCTGCACTTCACTGATAACCGCGTCGACCTGACTCCGGAAGATTGGGAAGAGGCAGAGACTGAAGACAAGGCTGGTATCCTCGGCTTCTTCTCTCCGAGCTCCATCTGGCCGCTGGCAATGACCGGTTCCATTGCCGTTCTTGGCCTTGGCGTCATCTTCCTTTACTACTGGCTGATTGCCTTGGGTGCAGTTCTCCTTGTTACCTCCGTAACCGGCCTGTCCCTGCAGTACGGTCTGCCGAAGGAAAAGCACTAA
- the ctaC gene encoding aa3-type cytochrome oxidase subunit II encodes MGQRKERNLARKAGLAGVVALGGFALAGCDVAAPTAMENLLGFGWPKGITPEAESMYNFWIWVWVAAWIVGFIMWGLFLTAIFRWNAKKAEKAGKGEFPKQLQYNVPLELALTIMPILIIMTLFFFTVQAQQKVTALDKNPEVTVDVTAYQWNWKFGYAENKVDGENYDGADTERQKLAEESAIDPEGTPNPNPIHGKSTGDISYLNFNKIETVGSTEEIPVLVLPVDTPIEFRLASGDVSHGFWVPEFLFKRDVYAHPEKNAQERRFQVEKIEEKGAFVGRCAEMCGTYHAMMNFEIRVVDRADFNEYLQFREQNPEATNAEALKHIGEEPYAVTTSPFNSLRDTRDADNFVDTAEAA; translated from the coding sequence GTGGGACAGCGTAAAGAACGCAATCTCGCCCGCAAGGCTGGTCTAGCGGGCGTTGTCGCCCTCGGCGGCTTCGCTCTGGCGGGTTGTGACGTCGCGGCACCGACGGCCATGGAGAACCTTCTTGGTTTCGGCTGGCCAAAGGGCATTACCCCTGAGGCTGAATCGATGTACAACTTCTGGATCTGGGTCTGGGTTGCTGCATGGATCGTCGGTTTCATTATGTGGGGTCTCTTCCTCACCGCTATCTTCCGCTGGAATGCGAAGAAGGCGGAGAAGGCTGGCAAAGGCGAGTTCCCGAAGCAGCTGCAGTACAACGTGCCGCTCGAGCTGGCGTTGACGATTATGCCGATTCTTATCATCATGACCCTCTTCTTCTTCACTGTGCAGGCGCAGCAGAAGGTCACCGCTCTGGATAAGAACCCTGAGGTCACCGTTGACGTCACCGCGTACCAGTGGAACTGGAAGTTCGGTTACGCCGAGAACAAGGTGGATGGCGAGAACTACGACGGCGCCGACACTGAGCGTCAGAAGCTTGCTGAAGAGTCCGCGATCGACCCGGAGGGCACCCCGAACCCGAACCCGATTCACGGTAAGTCCACCGGTGACATCTCCTACCTCAACTTCAACAAGATTGAGACCGTAGGTTCCACCGAGGAGATTCCGGTTCTGGTTCTCCCGGTTGATACCCCGATTGAGTTCCGCCTCGCATCGGGTGACGTTTCCCACGGCTTCTGGGTTCCGGAGTTCCTGTTCAAGCGTGACGTCTACGCTCACCCGGAAAAGAACGCCCAGGAGCGTCGCTTCCAGGTGGAGAAGATTGAAGAGAAGGGCGCCTTCGTTGGTCGCTGTGCCGAGATGTGCGGTACCTACCACGCCATGATGAACTTCGAGATTCGCGTCGTTGACCGCGCTGACTTCAACGAGTACCTCCAGTTCCGCGAGCAGAACCCGGAGGCTACCAACGCTGAGGCTCTCAAGCACATCGGCGAGGAGCCTTACGCTGTGACCACGTCTCCGTTCAACTCCCTGCGCGATACCCGCGATGCCGACAACTTCGTCGACACCGCCGAAGCAGCATAA